One Epinephelus fuscoguttatus linkage group LG10, E.fuscoguttatus.final_Chr_v1 genomic window carries:
- the marchf2 gene encoding E3 ubiquitin-protein ligase MARCHF2 isoform X2, producing the protein MTTGGCCHLPGSLCDCASTTGLWKSVEEGGGEGCQALYVTQVTAIDGRLLSSVLKPMSTQSDGPICRICHEGGNSEGLLSPCDCTGTLGTVHKSCLEKWLSSSNTSYCELCHTEFSIERRPRPLTEWLRDPGPRNEKRTLFCDMVCFLFITPLAAISGWLCLRGAQDHLQLGSWLQAVGLIALTIALFTIYVLWTLVSFRYHCQLYSEWRRTNQKVRLLIPEAKESNSSQHSLLSTKLMKKSANESIV; encoded by the exons ATGACGACAGGCGGGTGTTGCCACCTGCCTGGCTCTCTGTGTGACTGTGCGAGCACCACTGGCCTGTGGAAGAGCGTCGAGGAAGGAGGTGGTGAGGGGTGCCAGGCGCTCTACGTCACCCAGGTTACAGCCATAGACGGACGGTTGCTTTCCTCTGTGCTCAAACCAATGAGTACGCAAAG TGATGGTCCCATCTGTCGTATTTGCCACGAAGGAGGCAACAGCGAGGGTCTCCTGTCTCCATGCGACTGCACGGGCACCCTGGGCACGGTCCACAAGAGCTGCTTGGAGAAGTGGCTGTCATCTTCCAACACCAGCTACTGTGAGCTCTGCCACACGGAGTTCAGCATCGAGCGCCGACCGAGGCCTCTCACAGAG TGGCTGCGGGACCCCGGCCCTCGTAATGAGAAGAGGACACTGTTCTGTGACATGGTGTGCTTCCTGTTTATCACACCCCTAGCAGCCATTTCAGGCTGGCTGTGCCTGAGAGGTGCTCAGGACCATCTTCAGCTGGGGAGCTGGCTGCAGGCTGTGGGCCTCATCGCCCTCACCATCGCCCTCTTCACCATCTATGTCCTGTGGACCCTG GTATCTTTCCGCTACCACTGTCAGCTGTACTCTGAGTGGAGAAGAACAAACCAGAAAGTACGTCTGCTCATTCCTGAAGCCAAGGAGTCTAACTCTTCCCAGCATTCCTTGCTCTCCACCAAACTGATGAAGAAGTCTGCCAATGAGAGTATAGTATGA
- the marchf2 gene encoding E3 ubiquitin-protein ligase MARCHF2 isoform X1 produces the protein MTTGGCCHLPGSLCDCASTTGLWKSVEEGGGEGCQALYVTQVTAIDGRLLSSVLKPMSTQSDGPICRICHEGGNSEGLLSPCDCTGTLGTVHKSCLEKWLSSSNTSYCELCHTEFSIERRPRPLTEVTKWLRDPGPRNEKRTLFCDMVCFLFITPLAAISGWLCLRGAQDHLQLGSWLQAVGLIALTIALFTIYVLWTLVSFRYHCQLYSEWRRTNQKVRLLIPEAKESNSSQHSLLSTKLMKKSANESIV, from the exons ATGACGACAGGCGGGTGTTGCCACCTGCCTGGCTCTCTGTGTGACTGTGCGAGCACCACTGGCCTGTGGAAGAGCGTCGAGGAAGGAGGTGGTGAGGGGTGCCAGGCGCTCTACGTCACCCAGGTTACAGCCATAGACGGACGGTTGCTTTCCTCTGTGCTCAAACCAATGAGTACGCAAAG TGATGGTCCCATCTGTCGTATTTGCCACGAAGGAGGCAACAGCGAGGGTCTCCTGTCTCCATGCGACTGCACGGGCACCCTGGGCACGGTCCACAAGAGCTGCTTGGAGAAGTGGCTGTCATCTTCCAACACCAGCTACTGTGAGCTCTGCCACACGGAGTTCAGCATCGAGCGCCGACCGAGGCCTCTCACAGAGGTAACAAAG TGGCTGCGGGACCCCGGCCCTCGTAATGAGAAGAGGACACTGTTCTGTGACATGGTGTGCTTCCTGTTTATCACACCCCTAGCAGCCATTTCAGGCTGGCTGTGCCTGAGAGGTGCTCAGGACCATCTTCAGCTGGGGAGCTGGCTGCAGGCTGTGGGCCTCATCGCCCTCACCATCGCCCTCTTCACCATCTATGTCCTGTGGACCCTG GTATCTTTCCGCTACCACTGTCAGCTGTACTCTGAGTGGAGAAGAACAAACCAGAAAGTACGTCTGCTCATTCCTGAAGCCAAGGAGTCTAACTCTTCCCAGCATTCCTTGCTCTCCACCAAACTGATGAAGAAGTCTGCCAATGAGAGTATAGTATGA